In Papaver somniferum cultivar HN1 chromosome 1, ASM357369v1, whole genome shotgun sequence, a genomic segment contains:
- the LOC113318183 gene encoding V-type proton ATPase subunit H-like — protein sequence MDQSELTTENVLKRDIPWETYMSTKLITGTCLQLLRRYDKKPESYRATLIDDDGPAYIRVFVNILRDIQKEETVEYVLALIDEMLAANPKRARLFHDKSLASDDTYEPFLRSLWKSNWFIQQKSCKILSLIVSVRPTQNGIIANGESSQSKSKSTSIDDVLKGLVEWLCAQLKNPSHPSRGVPSSISCLSTLLKEPIVRSSFVQADGVKLLIPMISPASTQQSIQLLYETCLCVWLLSYYEPAVEYLATSRTLPRLVEVVKSSTKEKVVRVVVLTLKNLLSKGTFGPQMVELGLPQIVQSLKAQAWSDEDLLEALNQLEEGLKDNIKKMSSFDKYKQEVLLGHLDWSPMHKDPIFWRENISNFEENDFQILRVLITILDTSGDPRALAVACYDLSQFIQHHSSGRLIVNDLKAKERVMKLMNHENTEVTKNALLCIQRLFLGAKYASFLQA from the exons aTGGATCAGTCCGAGTTAACTACAGAGAAT GTTCTCAAGAGGGACATCCCATGGGAGACTTACATGTCAACTAAGCTGATCACAGGAACATGCCTTCAGCTATTGAGGCGTTATGATAAGAAACCCGAAAGCTACAGAGCAACATTGATTGATGAT GATGGTCCAGCTTATATCCGTGTGTTCGTCAACATATTGCGCGATATACAAAAGGAAGAAACAGTGGAATATGTTCTAGCACTTATTGATGAAATGCTCGCAG CCAACCCAAAGCGTGCCAGACTATTCCATGATAAATCTCTTGCAAGTGACGATACTTACGAACCTTTCTTAAG GTCGCTCTGGAAAAGTAATTGGTTCATTCAACAGAAGAGCTGTAAAATATTGTCTTTGATAGTAAG TGTTAGACCAACCCAGAATGGTATTATTGCGAATGGAGAATCCTCACAATCGAAGAGCAAGTCAACTTCTATTGATGACGTACTGAAAGGGCTAGTGGAATGGCTCTGTGCTCAG CTGAAGAATCCTTCTCATCCTTCTCGTGGCGTTCCAAGTTCTATCAGTTGCCTATCAACTTTGCTTAAAGAGCCGATTGTCAGGTCTTCATTTGTGCAAGCAGATGGAGTGAAGCTGCTAATCCCTATGATTTCTCCAGCATCCACTCAGCAATCTATCCAG CTTCTTTATGAGACATGCCTCTGTGTTTGGCTCTTGTCTTACTATGAACCAGCAGTTGAGTATCTTGCTACTTCAAGGACCCTACCAAGACTTGTCGAGGTCGTCAAAAGTTCCACCAAAGAGAAG GTTGTGCGAGTTGTTGTCTTAACCTTGAAGAATCTGCTCTCCAAAGGGACATTTGGGCCCCAGATGGTAGAACTCGGACTGCCTCAAATTGTTCAAAGTTTGAAGGCTCAGGCATGGAGTGATGAG GATCTGTTAGAGGCATTGAATCAACTTGAAGAGGGGCTTAAAGATAACATCAAGAAAATGAGTTCTTTTGACAAGTACAAGCAGGAGGTCCTTCTTGGCCATCTTGACTGGTCACCCATGCACAAGGACCCTATTTTCTGGCGTGAAAACATTTCAAACTTCGAGGAGAACGATTTCCAG ATCTTACGGGTCCTAATCACAATCCTTGACACATCCGGCGATCCCAGGGCATTAGCTGTTGCTTGCTACGATCTATCACAGTTCATCCAGCATCATTCATCAGGGAGGCTGATAGTCAATGATCTCAAAGCTAAGGAGCGGGTCATGAAGTTAATGAATCATGAAAACACAGAGGTCACTAAGAACGCTCTTCTCTGTATCCAGAGGCTGTTCCTTGGCGCAAAATATGCAAGCTTCTTGCAAGCTTAA